One segment of Toxoplasma gondii ME49 chromosome VI, whole genome shotgun sequence DNA contains the following:
- a CDS encoding hypothetical protein (encoded by transcript TGME49_242040~Predicted trans-membrane domain (TMHMM2.0):142-165): protein MRLKSSKAIIRQVPFCLTSREKPRRAVRVDKKGEASAVEDLKRRLGVSMECLESFSWHTFLALRVQKPFFSFFFVRERESKAFFLPSAVQLNSSSFSGPRLAVATVSGLQGRLCHRLVARGPFISPFLDFFYFLKSFGLRLPLFCPSLLLSWGTGLCAGLRVVFFQPPLQKKTGFSAFKKGPPSSHLRGCKGS from the coding sequence ATGCGTTTAAAAAGTTCCAAGGCGATTATTCGTCAAGTTCCTTTCTGCTTGACATCTCGAGAGAAGCCTCGGCGCGCAGTCCGCGTCGACAAAAAAGGCGAGGCCTCAGCTGTGGAAGATCTCAAGCGACGGCTCGGTGTGTCGATGGAGTGTCTTGAAAGTTTTTCCTGGCACACTTTTTTAGCTCTTCGAGTGCAAAagccttttttttcgtttttttttgttcgagagagagagagcaaggccttttttctgccttccgCTGTGCAGCTGAACTCTTCATCTTTCTCCGGTCCCCGTCTCGCTGTCGCGACAGTCTCCGGTCTCCAAGGACGCCTTTGCCATCGGCTTGTCGCACGCGGTCCTTTcatttctccttttcttgaTTTCTTCTACTTTTTAAAGTCGTTTGgtctccgtctgcctctcttctgtccttcccTCCTGCTGTCTTGGGGGACCGGCCTTTGTGCCGGGCTCcgtgttgttttttttcaacCACctttgcagaagaaaacgggaTTTTCGGCGTTTAAAAAAGGACCCCCCAGCTCACATCTCCGCGGCTGCAAGGGCTCGtaa